One segment of Chelonia mydas isolate rCheMyd1 chromosome 13, rCheMyd1.pri.v2, whole genome shotgun sequence DNA contains the following:
- the LOC102930910 gene encoding olfactory receptor 6N1-like, producing MPIVHQDTVKESITSEWRHFILVETYYSSIILPRMLASLLTGDRNISVSGCITQLPFFGFLAATECYHLAAMSYDRYLAICKPLHYAIHMNGRNCLWLASGSWISGFVGSTIMTFLVSQLTFCGPNEIDHFFCDFTSMIKLSCSDISLTTLVTLILSSTETLISFLLTMTSCVYIMITILRIPSTSRRQKAFSTCSSHLAVVTIFYGTIIIVYVMPKNSTLRELSKAFSIFYTILAPLANPHIYSPRNREVKEALRKVCFKYLAFTRFNALE from the coding sequence AGACCTACTACAGTTCCATCATCTTGCCTAGGATGCTGGCCAGTCTGCTGACCGGGGACAGAAACATTTCTGTTAGTGGCTGCATCACGCAACTTCCTTTTTTTGGTTTCCTGGCAGCTACAGAATGTTACCACCTAGCAGCGATGTCTTATGATCGGTATCTGGCAATATGCAAACCACTGCATTATGCCATCCACATGAATGGTAGGAACTGCCTCTGGCTGGCATCTGGGTCTTGGATCAGTGGATTTGTGGGCAGTACAATAATGACATTTTTGGTATCACAATTAACTTTCTGTGGCCCAAACGAAATTGACCATTTCTTTTGCGATTTCACCTCAATGATTAAACTCTCCTGCAGTGACATCAGTCTGACCACCCTGGTGACTCTGATACTTTCTTCCACTGAAACCCTGATCTCGTTTCTGTTAACCATGACATCCTGTGTTTACATCATGATCACCATTCTGAGGATCCCTTCCACCAGCAGGAGGCAAAAGGctttttccacctgctcctctcaccttGCCGTGGTCACAATTTTTTATGGCACCATAATTATCGTCTATGTGATGCCAAAAAACAGTACACTGAGAGAGCTGAGCAAAGCGTTCTCCATCTTCTACACCATCCTTGCTCCCCTGGCCAACCCCCACATCTACAGCCCGAGAAACAGAGAGGTCAAGGAGGCCCTGAGAAAAGTTTGCTTTAAGTATCTTGCATTCACACGTTTTAATGCATTGGAATAA